CGAGGATGTCTGCACGCCCGAGGCGTTGGCGCATAACCGTGCCACGGTCATCGGGTTTTACAACACGCGCCGCCGCGAGATGCTCGCCGCGCAGCCCAATGCCGGGCACGAGGCCATCGCGGGGCTGGAACGGGATTTCGAGGTCGAGGTCTTGACGCAGAACGTAGACGACCTGCACGAGCGTGCCGGCTCGTCGAAAGTGACCCACCTGCACGGCGAACTGACCTGCCTGCGCTCGTCGCGCAATCCCGATCTGGTCGTCCCGATCGAGGGCTGGGAGCAGAAGCTCGACGCCACGGCGCCCGACGGGGCGCTGCTGCGTCCGCACATCGTCTTTTTCGGCGAGGCGGTGCCGATGTTCGAACGTGCCGCGCAGATTGCGCAGACGGCGGATATCATGGTGGTCGTGGGGACTTCGCTGGCGGTCTATCCCGCCGCGTCACTGGTGCGCTGCGTGCGCCC
This Alistipes onderdonkii DNA region includes the following protein-coding sequences:
- a CDS encoding SIR2 family NAD-dependent protein deacylase, with the translated sequence MKKIVVFTGAGVSADSGLATFRDSDGLWASYRIEDVCTPEALAHNRATVIGFYNTRRREMLAAQPNAGHEAIAGLERDFEVEVLTQNVDDLHERAGSSKVTHLHGELTCLRSSRNPDLVVPIEGWEQKLDATAPDGALLRPHIVFFGEAVPMFERAAQIAQTADIMVVVGTSLAVYPAASLVRCVRPEIPIYVVDPGNPDTAGIRNPLTLIRKRAAEGMPGLAELLREKYAAG